One Kitasatospora sp. NBC_01266 genomic window carries:
- a CDS encoding APC family permease → MRSEELGETLLPKRLALPIFASDPLSSVAYATEEILLVLTVGGTAFLYLTPWIAAAVVVLMAVVVLSYRQVVHAYPGGGGSYEVVTQNLGDRAGLVVAASLMVDYVMTVAVSVASGVDNIISAFPGIGGFRVPMACIFVALLAAVNLRGVRESGKAFAAPTYLFIFGIMLMVITGFIKMAFGHTPVASSAQYAITPTDHNGTLTGIALVFLGLKAFASGCTALTGVEAISNGVPAFRKPKSKNAATTLAVMGSTAVVMFVGITALALVTKVHKTADTCQLVGYPGDCHTASQPTVIAQLAASIFGGDHSFLFYFIQAVTALVLILAANTAFNGFPLLASILAQHSYLPRQFHTRGDRLAFSNGIIALAVVNILLLWGYKANVSNLIHLYILGVFTSFTLSQIGMVRHWNEVLGSESDPAVRARAQRSRVINAFGACTTGLVFVIVMATKFLEGAWLAVLAAIVLFTMMRGIRKHYDAVAAELAVEDPHAEAVRPSKVRGIVLVSKVHKPTLRALGYAEAFRPDSLEAVSVAVEKDDVEELRRRWNEFDIRVPLKVLDSPYREITKPVVAYVRSVRRTSPRDAVAVFIPEYVVGHWWEHVLHNQSALWLKSRLLFTPGVMVISVPWQLSSAPRADHPARRGPGSVRRGEPSGGDGTKREAIKAPENV, encoded by the coding sequence ACCTGACGCCGTGGATCGCGGCCGCGGTGGTGGTCCTGATGGCGGTCGTGGTCCTCTCCTACCGGCAGGTCGTGCACGCTTACCCGGGCGGCGGCGGCTCGTACGAGGTGGTGACGCAGAACCTCGGCGACCGGGCCGGCCTGGTGGTGGCCGCCTCGCTGATGGTCGACTACGTGATGACCGTCGCGGTCTCGGTCGCCTCAGGAGTGGACAACATCATCTCGGCGTTCCCGGGCATCGGCGGTTTCCGGGTCCCGATGGCCTGCATCTTCGTCGCGTTGCTGGCCGCGGTGAACCTGCGCGGGGTCCGCGAGTCGGGCAAGGCCTTCGCGGCGCCGACGTACCTGTTCATCTTCGGCATCATGCTGATGGTGATCACCGGCTTCATCAAGATGGCCTTCGGGCACACGCCGGTGGCCTCCAGCGCCCAGTACGCGATCACGCCGACCGACCACAACGGCACGCTGACCGGGATCGCGCTGGTCTTCCTGGGCCTGAAGGCCTTCGCCTCCGGCTGTACCGCGCTGACCGGTGTCGAGGCGATCTCCAACGGTGTGCCGGCCTTCCGAAAGCCCAAGTCGAAGAACGCGGCCACCACGCTGGCCGTCATGGGCAGCACCGCCGTGGTGATGTTCGTCGGCATCACCGCCCTGGCGCTCGTCACCAAGGTGCACAAGACCGCCGACACCTGCCAGTTGGTCGGCTACCCGGGCGACTGCCACACGGCCTCCCAGCCGACCGTCATCGCGCAGCTGGCCGCCTCGATCTTCGGCGGCGACCACAGCTTTCTCTTCTACTTCATCCAGGCCGTCACCGCCCTGGTGCTGATCCTGGCCGCGAACACCGCTTTCAACGGGTTCCCGCTGCTCGCCTCGATCCTGGCCCAGCACAGCTACCTGCCACGGCAGTTCCACACCCGCGGCGACCGACTCGCCTTCTCCAACGGCATCATCGCGCTGGCCGTGGTGAACATCCTGCTCCTGTGGGGCTACAAGGCGAACGTCTCCAACCTGATCCACCTCTACATCCTGGGCGTGTTCACCTCCTTCACGCTCTCCCAGATCGGCATGGTCCGGCACTGGAACGAGGTGCTGGGCAGCGAGAGCGATCCCGCGGTGCGGGCGCGTGCCCAGCGCTCCCGGGTGATCAACGCGTTCGGCGCCTGCACCACCGGTCTGGTCTTCGTGATCGTCATGGCCACCAAGTTCCTGGAGGGAGCCTGGCTCGCGGTGCTCGCCGCGATCGTGCTCTTCACGATGATGCGCGGCATCCGCAAGCACTACGACGCGGTCGCCGCGGAGCTGGCGGTGGAGGATCCGCACGCGGAGGCGGTGCGCCCGTCCAAGGTGCGCGGCATCGTGCTGGTCTCCAAGGTGCACAAGCCCACCCTGCGCGCACTGGGGTACGCCGAGGCGTTCCGCCCGGACTCGCTGGAGGCGGTCAGCGTCGCCGTGGAGAAGGACGATGTCGAGGAACTCAGGCGGCGGTGGAACGAGTTCGACATCCGGGTGCCGCTCAAGGTGCTGGACTCGCCCTACCGCGAGATCACCAAGCCGGTGGTGGCCTACGTCCGCTCGGTGCGCCGCACCAGCCCCCGGGACGCCGTCGCGGTCTTCATTCCGGAGTACGTGGTCGGCCACTGGTGGGAGCACGTGCTGCACAACCAGTCCGCGCTCTGGCTGAAGAGCCGGCTGCTCTTCACCCCCGGCGTGATGGTGATCAGCGTGCCGTGGCAGCTCTCCTCGGCCCCGCGCGCCGACCACCCGGCCCGCCGGGGCCCCGGTTCGGTCCGGCGCGGCGAGCCGAGCGGCGGCGACGGCACGAAGCGCGAGGCGATCAAGGCGCCCGAGAACGTCTGA
- a CDS encoding sensor histidine kinase KdpD: protein MARDLASAAPPRRGRLRVYLGSAPGVGKTYRMLDEARRRQERGADVVVGYIECHGRKHTETMLQGLDIMPRLHRTYRGTEFTEMDVAAVLERRPSVVLVDELAHTNIPGGKNAKRWQDVEDLLAAGLDVITTVNIQHLESLNDVVQKITGTPQRETIPDEVVRRADQIELVDMAPQALRRRMAHGNVYKAEKVDAALTNYFRVGNLTALRELALLWVAGRVDEGLRDYRAEHNIDRVWETRERVVVALTGGPEGETLIRRAARIADRTAAGQVLAVHVTRSDGLAGASPGALANQRRLVETLGGSYHVVVGDDIPTALLGFARANDATQLVLGTSRRGRINRFLTGPGIGETTVDASEDIDVHMVTHEFTGRGRLPQLGRRHSKRRTVAGFTSGLVLPFALTGVLSQLHHTLNLTTDALLFQLGVVAVALLGGSMSALVASLIASLLVNYYFIPPVHTFTIGEPNNVIALLVFAVVALTVSTVVDRATRLTGRAARATAEAETLSALAGTVLRSQDTGQGAGSAIPTLLEHSRNTFGLDSVALLSRETGEVLARSDSAGEVAADAESTEVPVGSDALLIMTGRRLPADQLRLLTAFSAHVAAALERDRLAAVAAEVEPIKAADKMRTALLAAVSHDLRTPLAAALASVGSLRSPDVEFSPEDQAELLATADESLIRLNRLVDNLLDMSRLQAGALTLHLGPVHIDEVLPRALDSLADQDAPVQPLDLELVPAVLADGPLLERVLANVITNALRYNAPGAPVLVSASTHRDQVQIRIADRGPGIPAADRDRVFLPFQRLGDTDNTTGVGLGLALSRGLAEAMGGTLEVEDTPGGGTTMLLTLPTAAEEELAL, encoded by the coding sequence ATGGCTCGCGATCTCGCCTCCGCCGCCCCGCCACGGCGCGGCCGGCTGCGGGTGTACCTCGGCTCGGCCCCCGGCGTCGGAAAGACCTACCGGATGCTGGACGAGGCCCGGCGCAGACAGGAGCGCGGGGCGGACGTGGTGGTGGGCTACATCGAGTGCCACGGCCGCAAGCACACCGAGACCATGCTGCAGGGCCTGGACATCATGCCCCGGCTGCACCGGACCTACCGGGGCACCGAGTTCACCGAGATGGACGTCGCGGCGGTGCTGGAGCGCCGCCCGTCCGTGGTGCTGGTCGACGAGCTGGCGCACACCAACATCCCCGGCGGCAAGAACGCCAAGCGCTGGCAGGACGTCGAGGACCTGCTGGCGGCCGGCCTGGACGTGATCACCACGGTGAACATCCAGCACCTGGAGAGCCTCAACGACGTCGTCCAGAAGATCACCGGCACGCCCCAGCGGGAGACCATCCCGGACGAGGTGGTGCGCCGGGCCGACCAGATCGAACTCGTCGACATGGCCCCGCAGGCGCTGCGCCGCCGGATGGCCCATGGCAACGTCTACAAGGCCGAGAAGGTGGACGCCGCGCTCACCAACTACTTCCGGGTCGGCAACCTGACGGCGCTTCGCGAGCTCGCCCTGCTCTGGGTGGCCGGGCGGGTCGACGAGGGACTGCGCGACTACCGGGCCGAGCACAACATCGACCGGGTCTGGGAGACCCGCGAGCGGGTGGTGGTGGCGCTCACCGGCGGTCCGGAGGGCGAGACGCTGATCCGGCGGGCCGCCCGGATCGCCGACCGCACCGCGGCCGGCCAGGTGCTGGCCGTGCACGTCACCCGCAGCGACGGCCTGGCCGGCGCCTCCCCGGGGGCACTGGCCAACCAGCGGCGCCTGGTGGAGACCCTCGGCGGCAGCTACCACGTGGTGGTCGGCGACGACATCCCCACCGCGCTGCTCGGCTTCGCCCGCGCCAACGACGCCACCCAGCTGGTGCTCGGCACCAGCCGGCGCGGCCGGATCAACCGCTTCCTGACCGGCCCGGGGATCGGCGAGACCACCGTCGACGCGTCCGAGGACATCGACGTCCACATGGTGACCCACGAGTTCACCGGACGCGGCCGGCTGCCGCAGCTCGGCCGGCGGCACTCCAAGCGGCGCACCGTGGCGGGCTTCACCTCAGGCCTGGTGCTGCCGTTCGCGCTCACCGGCGTGCTCTCCCAGCTGCACCACACCCTCAACCTGACCACCGACGCGCTGCTCTTCCAGCTCGGCGTGGTGGCGGTCGCGCTGCTCGGCGGCTCGATGTCGGCGCTGGTCGCCTCGCTGATCGCCTCGCTGCTGGTCAACTACTACTTCATCCCGCCGGTGCACACCTTCACCATCGGCGAGCCCAACAACGTGATCGCGCTGCTGGTCTTCGCGGTCGTCGCGCTCACCGTCTCCACCGTGGTGGACCGGGCCACCCGGCTGACCGGGCGGGCGGCCAGAGCGACCGCCGAGGCCGAGACGCTCTCCGCGCTGGCCGGCACCGTGCTGCGTAGCCAGGACACCGGCCAGGGGGCCGGTTCGGCGATCCCGACCCTGCTGGAGCACTCCCGCAACACCTTCGGCCTGGACTCGGTCGCGCTGCTCTCCCGGGAGACCGGTGAGGTGCTCGCCCGCAGCGACTCCGCCGGGGAGGTGGCCGCGGACGCCGAGAGCACCGAGGTGCCGGTCGGCTCGGACGCGCTGCTGATCATGACCGGGCGCCGGCTGCCGGCCGATCAGCTGCGGCTGCTCACCGCCTTCTCCGCGCACGTGGCCGCCGCGCTGGAGCGCGACCGGCTGGCCGCGGTCGCGGCCGAGGTCGAGCCGATCAAGGCCGCCGACAAGATGCGCACCGCGCTGCTCGCCGCGGTCAGCCACGACCTGCGCACCCCGCTGGCGGCGGCGCTGGCCTCGGTCGGCTCGCTGCGCAGCCCCGACGTCGAGTTCTCGCCGGAGGACCAGGCCGAACTGCTGGCCACCGCCGACGAGTCGCTGATCCGGCTGAACCGCCTGGTCGACAACCTGCTCGACATGAGCCGCCTGCAGGCCGGCGCGCTCACCCTGCACCTGGGCCCGGTGCACATCGACGAGGTGCTGCCCCGCGCGCTGGACTCGCTCGCCGACCAGGACGCCCCGGTGCAGCCGCTCGACCTGGAGCTGGTGCCCGCCGTGCTGGCCGACGGCCCGCTGCTGGAGCGGGTGCTGGCCAACGTGATCACCAACGCGCTGCGCTACAACGCGCCCGGTGCGCCGGTGCTGGTCAGCGCCAGCACCCACCGGGACCAGGTGCAGATCCGGATCGCCGACCGTGGTCCGGGCATTCCGGCCGCCGACCGGGACCGGGTCTTCCTGCCCTTCCAGCGGCTGGGCGACACCGACAACACCACCGGCGTGGGCCTGGGCCTGGCGCTCTCCAGGGGGCTGGCCGAGGCGATGGGCGGCACCTTGGAGGTCGAGGACACCCCGGGCGGCGGCACCACCATGCTGCTCACCCTGCCGACCGCGGCCGAGGAGGAGTTGGCCCTGTGA
- the kdpA gene encoding potassium-transporting ATPase subunit KdpA yields MSSTLAGWLQALALVGALALCYRPLGDYIAKLLTTAKHLTVERGFYKAIGVDGDADQRWPSYLRSLLAFSGISVLFLYLLQRIQNHLMLSLGFKAVNPHGAWNTAISFVTNTNWQDYSGESTMGHVTQMAGLAVQNFLSAAVGIAVVATLIRGFTRSKTDRVGNFWVDMTRLSFRLLLPLSIVFALVLVANGAIQNFHGFHEITTLTGDTQSIPGGPVASQEVIKELGTNGGGFFNANSAHPFENPTGFTNWLEIFLLLVISFSLPRTFGKMVGDNRQGYAIVSVMASFWVASAALMTFFETHPAGVALKAAGGAMEGKEVRFGLWGTSLFATSTTLTSTGAVNGMHDSLTPGGGGVAMFDMMLGEIAPGGTGSGLYGMLVLAIVAVFVAGLMVGRTPEYLGKKLGGREMKFASLYILTTPLIVLIGTGVAMALGGERANMLNSGAHGFSEILYAFTSAANNNGSAFGGLTVTSPWWDTALGLAMVFGRFLPIIFVLALAGSLAQQQPVPATKGTLPTHKPLFVGLLSGVVLIVVGLTYFPALALGPIAEGLH; encoded by the coding sequence ATGAGCTCCACTCTCGCGGGCTGGCTGCAGGCCCTCGCCCTGGTGGGCGCGCTCGCTCTCTGCTACCGGCCGCTGGGCGACTACATCGCCAAGCTGCTCACCACCGCCAAGCACCTCACGGTGGAGCGCGGCTTCTACAAGGCCATCGGGGTCGACGGTGACGCCGACCAGCGCTGGCCGTCCTACCTCCGCTCGCTGCTGGCCTTCTCGGGCATCAGCGTGCTCTTCCTCTACCTGCTGCAGCGCATCCAGAACCACCTGATGCTCAGCCTCGGCTTCAAGGCCGTGAACCCGCACGGTGCCTGGAACACCGCGATCTCCTTCGTGACCAACACGAACTGGCAGGACTACAGCGGCGAGTCGACCATGGGCCACGTGACCCAGATGGCCGGCCTGGCGGTGCAGAACTTCCTCTCCGCCGCCGTCGGCATCGCGGTCGTGGCGACCCTGATCCGGGGCTTCACGCGCAGCAAGACCGACCGGGTCGGCAACTTCTGGGTCGACATGACCCGGCTCAGCTTCCGCCTGCTGCTGCCGCTCTCGATCGTCTTCGCGCTGGTCCTGGTGGCCAACGGTGCGATCCAGAACTTCCACGGCTTCCACGAGATCACCACCCTCACCGGCGACACCCAGTCGATCCCCGGCGGCCCGGTGGCCTCGCAGGAGGTCATCAAGGAGCTGGGCACCAACGGTGGTGGCTTCTTCAACGCCAACTCGGCCCACCCGTTCGAGAACCCGACCGGCTTCACCAACTGGCTGGAGATCTTCCTGCTGCTGGTGATCTCCTTCTCGCTGCCCCGCACCTTCGGCAAGATGGTCGGCGACAACCGCCAGGGCTACGCGATCGTCTCGGTCATGGCCAGCTTCTGGGTGGCCTCGGCCGCGCTGATGACCTTCTTCGAGACCCACCCGGCGGGTGTGGCGCTCAAGGCGGCGGGCGGCGCGATGGAGGGCAAGGAGGTCCGCTTCGGCCTCTGGGGCACCAGCCTCTTCGCCACCTCCACCACGCTGACCTCGACCGGTGCGGTCAACGGCATGCACGACTCGCTCACCCCGGGCGGTGGCGGTGTCGCGATGTTCGACATGATGCTCGGTGAGATCGCGCCCGGCGGTACCGGCTCCGGCCTCTACGGCATGCTGGTGCTGGCCATCGTGGCGGTCTTCGTGGCCGGTCTGATGGTCGGCCGCACGCCCGAGTACCTGGGCAAGAAGCTCGGCGGCCGGGAGATGAAGTTCGCCTCCCTCTACATCCTGACCACCCCGCTGATCGTGCTGATCGGCACCGGTGTCGCGATGGCGCTGGGCGGTGAGCGCGCCAACATGCTCAACTCCGGGGCGCACGGCTTCTCCGAGATCCTCTACGCCTTCACCTCCGCGGCGAACAACAACGGCTCCGCCTTCGGCGGTCTGACGGTGACCTCGCCCTGGTGGGACACCGCACTCGGCCTCGCGATGGTCTTCGGCCGCTTCCTGCCGATCATCTTCGTGCTGGCGCTGGCGGGCTCGCTCGCCCAGCAGCAGCCGGTCCCCGCCACCAAGGGCACCCTGCCCACTCACAAGCCGCTTTTCGTGGGGCTGCTGTCGGGCGTCGTCCTGATCGTGGTTGGCCTCACCTACTTCCCGGCCCTGGCTCTCGGGCCGATCGCGGAAGGTCTGCACTGA
- a CDS encoding response regulator → MSNILIVDDEPQLLRALRINLRARQYQVATAATAVAALEAYERTLPQPSAGETPIDAVLLDLGLPDLDGVEVIHRLRGRGPVPIIVLSGRSGADDKIQALDAGADDYVTKPFLMDELFARLRAVLRRPVASTAADTAVLGDWAIDLTAGIVHRTGDSARHLRLTPTEWKILTMLLANPGRLLPGRQILRAVWGPGHEERGNYLRVYFAGLRRKLERDPARPRHLITEPGIGYRYEP, encoded by the coding sequence ATGAGCAACATCCTGATCGTGGACGACGAGCCGCAGCTGCTGCGCGCGCTGCGGATCAACCTGCGGGCCCGCCAGTACCAGGTGGCCACCGCCGCCACCGCCGTCGCCGCGCTGGAGGCCTACGAGCGCACCCTGCCGCAGCCCTCGGCCGGGGAGACCCCGATCGACGCGGTGCTGCTCGACCTCGGCCTGCCGGACCTGGACGGGGTCGAGGTGATCCACCGGCTGCGCGGGCGCGGCCCGGTGCCGATCATCGTGCTCTCCGGGCGCAGCGGCGCGGACGACAAGATCCAGGCGCTGGACGCCGGTGCCGACGACTACGTCACCAAGCCCTTCCTGATGGACGAGCTCTTCGCCCGGCTGCGCGCCGTGCTGCGCCGTCCGGTGGCCAGCACCGCCGCCGACACGGCGGTGCTGGGGGACTGGGCGATCGACCTGACGGCCGGCATCGTGCACCGGACCGGCGACAGCGCGCGGCACCTGCGGCTGACCCCGACCGAGTGGAAGATCCTCACCATGCTGCTGGCCAACCCGGGCCGGCTGCTGCCCGGCCGGCAGATCCTGCGCGCGGTCTGGGGCCCGGGGCACGAGGAGCGCGGCAACTACCTGCGGGTCTACTTCGCGGGCCTGCGCCGCAAGCTGGAGCGCGACCCGGCCAGGCCCCGGCACCTGATCACCGAGCCGGGCATCGGGTACCGCTACGAGCCGTGA
- the kdpC gene encoding K(+)-transporting ATPase subunit C yields the protein MSKPLPTSVRTHFTALRFLLLMTVVLGIAYPLLVTGISQVAFSQKANGSIVKSADGKEIGSSLIGQNFNLPKKNPNDPNEQAQPDPKYFQPRPSAAGTGYDPTSSSGTNLGPNSDVLLKSVQSARASIAAFDGVDPASVPADAVTSSGSGLDPEISVAYADEQVNRVAKARNLSVDQVNALVGKYTEARSVGFLGNPGVNVLLLNSALNELK from the coding sequence ATGTCCAAGCCACTGCCCACCTCCGTCCGTACCCACTTCACCGCCCTGCGGTTCCTGCTGCTGATGACGGTGGTCCTCGGGATCGCCTATCCGCTGCTGGTCACCGGGATCAGCCAGGTCGCCTTCAGCCAGAAGGCCAACGGCTCGATCGTGAAGTCGGCCGACGGCAAGGAGATCGGCTCCAGCCTGATCGGTCAGAACTTCAACCTGCCGAAGAAGAACCCGAACGACCCCAACGAGCAGGCCCAGCCGGACCCGAAGTACTTCCAGCCGCGGCCCTCCGCCGCTGGTACGGGTTACGACCCGACCTCCTCGTCCGGCACCAACCTCGGCCCGAACAGCGACGTGCTGCTGAAGTCGGTGCAGAGCGCCCGGGCTTCGATCGCCGCGTTCGACGGTGTCGACCCGGCCAGCGTGCCGGCCGACGCGGTCACCTCCTCCGGCTCCGGCCTGGACCCGGAGATCTCGGTGGCCTACGCCGACGAGCAGGTCAACCGGGTCGCCAAGGCCCGTAACCTGTCGGTGGACCAGGTCAACGCGCTGGTCGGCAAGTACACCGAGGCCCGCTCGGTGGGCTTCCTCGGCAACCCCGGTGTCAATGTCCTGCTGCTCAACAGCGCACTGAACGAGTTGAAGTGA
- the kdpB gene encoding potassium-transporting ATPase subunit KdpB, whose product MSSTLTPAPVEQTEAAEQPHRVKSGLLDPKLIVASLPDACKKLDPRVMIKNPVMFVVEVGSVVTTIDAIAKPSVFAWAITVWLWLTVIFANLAEAVAEGRGKAQAETLRRTKTETMARRLVNWPSSQAEEEVAGTELRLGDHVVIEAGQIIPGDGDVVEGVASVDESAITGESAPVIRESGGDRSAVTGGTKVLSDRIVVKIASEPGKSFIDRMIALVEGASRQKTPNEIALNILLASLTIVFLVTVAALQPMAAFAGAPQTLIVLVSLVVALIPTTIGALLSAIGIAGMDRLVQRNVLAMSGRAVEAAGDVNTLLLDKTGTITLGNRQAAEFLPAQGVDTGELADAAQLSSLADETPEGRSIVVLAKTEYGLRARAQGELEHATWVPFTAQTRMSGVDLDEADGLHQVRKGAAGSITRWVIENDGTVGDDVAQLVDGISAAGGTPLVVASRIGSAPARALGVIYLKDVVKEGMKERFDELRRMGIKTIMITGDNPLTAKAIAEEAGVDDFLAEATPEDKMALIKKEQEGGKLVAMTGDGTNDAPALAQADVGVAMNTGTMAAKEAGNMVDLDSNPTKLIEIVEIGKQLLITRGALTTFSIANDVAKYFAIIPAMFASVYPGLGHLNIMDLHSPKSAITSAIIFNALVIIGLIPLALRGVKYRPSDASSLLRRNIGIYGFGGLIVPFVGIKLIDLVVQFIPGLR is encoded by the coding sequence ATGTCGTCCACCCTTACCCCCGCCCCCGTCGAGCAGACGGAGGCCGCCGAGCAGCCGCACCGCGTGAAGTCCGGACTGCTCGACCCGAAGCTGATCGTCGCCTCCCTCCCGGACGCGTGCAAGAAGCTCGACCCGCGGGTCATGATCAAGAACCCGGTCATGTTCGTGGTCGAGGTCGGTTCGGTGGTCACCACCATCGACGCGATCGCCAAGCCCTCGGTCTTCGCCTGGGCGATCACCGTCTGGCTCTGGCTCACCGTGATCTTCGCCAACCTGGCGGAGGCCGTCGCCGAGGGCCGCGGCAAGGCGCAGGCCGAGACGCTGCGCCGCACCAAGACCGAGACCATGGCCCGACGGCTGGTCAACTGGCCCTCCTCGCAGGCCGAGGAGGAGGTGGCCGGCACCGAGCTGCGGCTCGGTGACCACGTGGTCATCGAGGCCGGCCAGATCATCCCCGGCGACGGCGACGTCGTCGAGGGCGTGGCCAGCGTCGACGAGTCGGCGATCACCGGTGAGTCCGCTCCGGTGATCCGCGAGTCCGGTGGTGACCGCTCGGCGGTCACCGGTGGCACCAAGGTGCTCTCCGACCGGATCGTGGTGAAGATCGCCTCCGAGCCCGGCAAGTCCTTCATCGACCGGATGATCGCCCTGGTCGAGGGCGCCTCCCGGCAGAAGACGCCGAACGAGATCGCGCTCAACATCCTGCTGGCCTCGCTGACCATCGTCTTCCTGGTCACGGTCGCCGCACTGCAGCCGATGGCCGCCTTCGCCGGCGCCCCGCAGACCCTGATCGTCCTGGTCTCGCTGGTCGTCGCGCTGATCCCGACCACGATCGGCGCGCTGCTCTCCGCGATCGGCATCGCCGGTATGGACCGCCTGGTGCAGCGCAACGTGCTGGCCATGTCGGGCCGCGCGGTCGAGGCCGCCGGTGACGTCAACACCCTGCTGCTGGACAAGACCGGCACCATCACCCTGGGCAACCGCCAGGCCGCCGAGTTCCTGCCCGCCCAGGGCGTGGACACCGGCGAGCTGGCCGACGCCGCACAGCTCTCCTCGCTGGCCGACGAGACGCCCGAGGGCCGCTCGATCGTCGTCCTGGCGAAGACCGAGTACGGCCTGCGGGCCCGCGCCCAGGGCGAGTTGGAGCACGCCACCTGGGTTCCGTTCACCGCCCAGACCCGGATGTCGGGTGTCGACCTGGACGAGGCCGACGGCCTGCACCAGGTCCGCAAGGGCGCGGCCGGCTCGATCACCCGCTGGGTCATCGAGAACGACGGCACCGTCGGTGACGACGTCGCCCAGCTGGTCGACGGCATCTCCGCCGCGGGTGGTACCCCGCTGGTGGTGGCCAGCAGGATCGGCAGCGCGCCTGCTCGCGCCCTCGGGGTGATCTACCTCAAGGACGTGGTCAAGGAGGGCATGAAGGAGCGCTTCGACGAGCTCCGCCGGATGGGCATCAAGACCATCATGATCACCGGTGACAACCCGCTGACCGCCAAGGCGATCGCGGAGGAGGCCGGCGTGGACGACTTCCTCGCCGAGGCCACCCCCGAGGACAAGATGGCCCTGATCAAGAAGGAGCAGGAGGGTGGCAAGCTGGTCGCGATGACCGGTGACGGCACCAACGACGCTCCGGCTCTGGCCCAGGCCGACGTGGGTGTGGCGATGAACACCGGCACCATGGCGGCCAAGGAGGCCGGCAACATGGTGGACCTGGACTCCAACCCCACCAAGCTGATCGAGATCGTCGAGATCGGCAAGCAGCTCCTGATCACCCGTGGCGCGCTGACCACCTTCTCGATCGCCAACGACGTCGCGAAGTACTTCGCGATCATCCCGGCGATGTTCGCCAGCGTGTACCCGGGCCTGGGTCACCTCAACATCATGGACCTGCACAGCCCGAAGTCCGCGATCACCTCGGCGATCATCTTCAACGCCCTGGTCATCATCGGCCTCATCCCGCTCGCCCTGCGCGGCGTGAAGTACCGTCCTTCCGACGCCAGTTCGCTGCTCCGCCGGAACATCGGGATCTACGGCTTCGGCGGTCTGATCGTCCCGTTCGTCGGGATCAAGTTGATCGACCTGGTCGTCCAGTTCATCCCCGGCCTGCGCTGA
- the kdpF gene encoding K(+)-transporting ATPase subunit F, producing MSVENLAGLIVAVVLVGYLVVALIYPEKF from the coding sequence GTGAGCGTCGAGAATCTCGCAGGTCTCATCGTCGCTGTCGTCCTCGTCGGCTACCTCGTCGTGGCGTTGATCTACCCGGAGAAGTTCTGA